A single genomic interval of Saccharospirillum mangrovi harbors:
- a CDS encoding copper chaperone PCu(A)C produces MTRLVMAFATLCALIASPMTWAHGYELGELSIEHPWSRATPPGTPTGGGFMTIHNHGNDSDFLLGGHSDFTQSISVHQTRMDESNMTMKMDAMHDGLEIPAGGSVTLEPGSYHLMLMGLQSPLKEGERRTITLEFEHAGSIEVDLAVDAIGAMPEHNH; encoded by the coding sequence ATGACCCGTTTAGTAATGGCTTTCGCCACTCTGTGCGCCCTGATCGCCAGCCCAATGACCTGGGCACATGGCTATGAATTGGGCGAACTGAGCATTGAACACCCCTGGTCACGCGCCACCCCGCCGGGAACCCCAACCGGTGGCGGTTTTATGACCATTCACAACCACGGCAATGACAGTGATTTTCTACTTGGCGGCCACTCCGATTTCACTCAGAGCATCAGCGTGCATCAAACCCGCATGGACGAAAGCAACATGACCATGAAAATGGACGCTATGCACGACGGCCTGGAAATCCCAGCTGGCGGCTCGGTCACCTTGGAACCGGGCAGCTATCACTTGATGCTGATGGGGCTGCAATCCCCATTGAAAGAAGGTGAGCGCCGGACCATCACGCTGGAATTCGAACACGCCGGCAGCATTGAGGTCGACCTGGCGGTGGATGCCATTGGCGCCATGCCAGAACATAATCATTGA
- a CDS encoding TetR/AcrR family transcriptional regulator, which produces MNEKRQALLETALGLFYSHGVQSIGINEVLKVSGIAKKTLYHHFPSKEALVLAALKERNRRFLAWLEPQLAKGETDAEVVENLFEALDAWIHDDAKELGKFRGCFFVNTSAEFGDVNSDIAQYCRLHKQQVRARIGHYLVSKDEAFLDSICLLKEGAISSAYVSNDLEAAIKGLRAAKALIA; this is translated from the coding sequence ATGAATGAAAAACGTCAGGCGTTGTTAGAAACCGCATTAGGGCTGTTTTACAGCCATGGGGTGCAATCCATTGGCATCAACGAAGTACTCAAGGTTTCGGGTATTGCCAAGAAAACGTTGTACCACCATTTTCCCAGCAAAGAAGCGCTGGTATTGGCGGCGTTGAAAGAACGGAACCGTCGATTTCTGGCGTGGTTGGAACCTCAGTTAGCCAAAGGGGAAACTGATGCAGAAGTTGTCGAAAACCTCTTTGAGGCGCTGGATGCCTGGATTCATGATGATGCCAAAGAGCTTGGTAAGTTCAGAGGTTGTTTCTTCGTTAATACTTCGGCGGAGTTTGGAGACGTCAATAGTGATATCGCTCAATATTGCCGGCTGCATAAACAGCAAGTCCGCGCAAGGATTGGCCATTATCTGGTGAGCAAAGACGAGGCGTTTTTGGATTCAATCTGTTTGCTGAAAGAAGGCGCGATCAGCAGCGCCTATGTCAGCAATGACCTGGAGGCTGCCATTAAGGGCCTGCGTGCTGCAAAGGCACTGATTGCCTGA
- a CDS encoding HPP family protein has translation MKPLIPALFAGLGAFIATAVLTLLDQKIANAVLIMAPFGATAVLVFGVPASPLAQPKNVILGHLLTAFIGVFFSQIIGVTAWSLAAATGLAVSAMLITKTTHPPAGANPMLIMLTGQSWMFLLTPVLLGATVIVAIGAIMQQLQKRLP, from the coding sequence ATGAAACCATTAATTCCAGCCCTGTTCGCGGGACTTGGAGCATTCATCGCCACGGCAGTGTTAACACTGCTGGATCAGAAAATAGCGAACGCCGTATTGATCATGGCGCCTTTCGGAGCAACCGCAGTATTAGTATTTGGCGTGCCCGCAAGCCCACTCGCTCAGCCCAAAAATGTAATCCTGGGGCACTTGCTGACGGCTTTTATTGGCGTTTTCTTTTCCCAAATCATCGGCGTTACTGCCTGGAGCCTGGCGGCTGCGACTGGTCTGGCGGTAAGTGCCATGCTGATTACCAAAACCACTCACCCGCCCGCCGGTGCCAACCCAATGTTGATCATGCTTACTGGGCAAAGCTGGATGTTTTTACTGACACCGGTCTTGCTTGGAGCGACGGTCATCGTTGCCATCGGTGCGATAATGCAACAACTGCAGAAACGCTTGCCCTGA
- a CDS encoding copper chaperone PCu(A)C: MVIHNDGTTADRLMGGHSDFTHSISVHQTKMEDSTMKMRPLNQGLEIPAGGSVGLEAPLVKANGAP, translated from the coding sequence ATGGTCATTCACAATGACGGCACCACTGCCGATCGACTGATGGGTGGGCACTCAGACTTCACCCACAGCATCAGCGTTCACCAAACCAAGATGGAAGATAGCACCATGAAAATGCGGCCACTGAACCAGGGCTTGGAGATTCCCGCCGGCGGTTCGGTGGGCCTGGAAGCGCCTTTGGTTAAAGCGAACGGCGCACCATAA
- a CDS encoding MFS transporter, which produces MNTFTKPSTASTARGPKSLTEAWLALLGLSAVFLFEMLDNSILNVALPVIGRELEASNLALQWVTGSYALVFGSLMLLFGAVADRIGRRRVMLVGLAILAIASLATAFVTNATQLIWVRIATGVAAAMTTPGSMALAFRLFTDDNLRVRATTLISTVGLVGLAIGPFVGGLVLTVAPWQVLLLINVPIALLAWLGIRTGIQADQADELHPDPIDVIGAVLGTAAIVLALLTPTLFEQLSYRELLPWVCAAAALLLFSLFIEWERQVAHPLIDLSLLANKLVSSGLAFNAAAGICMAGLGYMITLQLQLGWNWSPATAALGMLPMVAVLLLLSPFVEPVVNKLGMELSASVSASTVVAGLICYGLLGQFGYVWIALSLTLVAAGMRFVGVVAGLNIVRGLPDNRTSIGVALSDTATEVSSASSIAIAGTIMAFLFSGNLTESHWTGLQTRQFHQSIELACLVLSSIAATLVAWGIYQSHNSKTAPTTAL; this is translated from the coding sequence ATGAATACCTTCACTAAGCCATCAACCGCCAGCACAGCGCGCGGCCCTAAATCACTGACTGAAGCCTGGCTGGCGTTGCTCGGCCTGTCAGCCGTCTTCCTCTTTGAAATGCTCGACAACTCCATTTTGAACGTCGCACTGCCGGTGATCGGCCGGGAACTGGAAGCATCCAACCTGGCGCTGCAATGGGTTACGGGTTCCTATGCGCTGGTTTTTGGCAGCCTGATGTTGTTGTTTGGCGCAGTCGCCGACCGTATCGGCCGACGCCGGGTCATGCTAGTCGGGCTGGCCATTTTAGCCATCGCCAGCCTGGCGACGGCCTTCGTCACCAATGCCACTCAATTAATCTGGGTCCGCATTGCCACTGGCGTGGCCGCAGCCATGACCACCCCTGGCTCCATGGCATTGGCATTTCGTCTGTTCACCGACGACAACCTTCGAGTGCGTGCCACCACACTCATCTCCACGGTCGGCCTGGTCGGCTTGGCGATAGGGCCTTTTGTGGGCGGCCTGGTATTGACCGTGGCGCCCTGGCAGGTATTGCTGTTGATCAACGTCCCAATAGCCTTGTTGGCCTGGCTGGGCATTCGAACTGGCATCCAGGCTGACCAAGCCGATGAATTACACCCAGATCCAATCGATGTGATCGGCGCTGTTCTCGGCACCGCGGCTATTGTCCTTGCCTTATTAACGCCGACCTTGTTTGAACAGCTTAGTTACCGGGAATTGCTGCCCTGGGTCTGTGCCGCCGCTGCACTGCTGCTGTTTTCGCTGTTTATTGAATGGGAACGTCAGGTAGCGCACCCGCTGATCGACCTCAGCCTGCTGGCCAATAAACTGGTCTCCAGTGGTCTCGCTTTTAATGCGGCCGCCGGCATCTGCATGGCGGGGCTGGGTTATATGATCACGCTGCAACTGCAACTGGGTTGGAACTGGAGCCCGGCGACCGCCGCTTTGGGTATGTTGCCGATGGTGGCTGTGTTGTTGTTACTCAGCCCTTTCGTTGAACCTGTGGTTAACAAGCTGGGTATGGAATTGTCGGCCAGTGTAAGCGCCAGCACCGTCGTCGCCGGGCTGATTTGCTACGGTCTGCTGGGCCAATTTGGCTATGTCTGGATCGCACTGTCGCTGACCCTGGTCGCCGCCGGCATGCGCTTTGTCGGCGTGGTTGCCGGCCTGAACATAGTGCGGGGATTACCAGACAACCGTACTTCCATTGGCGTCGCGCTGTCAGACACCGCTACCGAAGTCTCATCAGCGTCGTCCATTGCTATTGCCGGCACCATCATGGCGTTTCTATTCAGTGGCAATCTGACAGAAAGTCACTGGACCGGCCTGCAAACCCGGCAATTTCATCAGTCCATCGAGCTGGCTTGCTTGGTACTCAGCAGCATTGCAGCGACGCTGGTTGCCTGGGGCATCTATCAAAGCCACAACAGTAAAACGGCGCCAACAACGGCGTTGTAA
- a CDS encoding TetR/AcrR family transcriptional regulator: MDRRTRKRLATRQNISDVATRLFIERGFDNVTIDEIAEAADVGRMTVFNHFPRKEDMFFDRKGEGLAIFQQALATKEPATPPLKALYLMILRLASDDHPAIRFNADSLAFTNAIRNSDALMSSVRLMRDQFVTTVAEGIAKQLNMSEPDSDIHLGTHLLFATLSVAFVEAHKSFSQHQNSDAAKQRFVEIMTKGFSGVQSALAETDLA; the protein is encoded by the coding sequence ATGGATAGACGCACCCGCAAACGCCTCGCCACGCGCCAGAATATTTCTGATGTCGCGACTCGGCTCTTTATCGAACGCGGTTTCGATAACGTCACCATCGATGAAATCGCCGAAGCGGCGGACGTTGGCCGCATGACGGTGTTTAATCACTTTCCTCGCAAAGAAGACATGTTCTTCGATCGAAAGGGCGAAGGCCTGGCTATTTTTCAGCAAGCCTTAGCCACCAAAGAGCCAGCCACCCCACCGCTCAAAGCCCTATATTTAATGATTCTGCGCCTGGCGTCCGACGATCACCCAGCCATCCGATTCAATGCAGATTCGTTGGCATTCACTAACGCCATACGGAACAGCGACGCGCTGATGTCCAGCGTCAGGTTAATGCGCGATCAGTTTGTAACAACGGTGGCCGAAGGCATCGCCAAACAGCTGAACATGAGCGAACCCGACAGCGATATTCACCTGGGCACCCATCTATTATTCGCCACCCTAAGCGTTGCCTTTGTCGAAGCACACAAGAGCTTCAGCCAGCATCAAAACAGCGATGCGGCAAAGCAACGTTTTGTCGAGATCATGACAAAAGGATTCAGTGGCGTTCAATCAGCCTTGGCAGAGACCGACTTAGCCTAG
- a CDS encoding MerR family transcriptional regulator has product MLEPSQNNELPTIPGKRYFTIGEVSELCAVKPHVLRYWEQEFPQLSPVKRRGNRRYYQRDDVVLIRQIRNLLYEDGYTIGGARQKLSEPADDSVLAKQHQALIQDMIRELEAVLKLLSDG; this is encoded by the coding sequence ATGCTGGAACCGAGCCAGAATAACGAACTGCCCACCATCCCAGGAAAACGCTACTTTACGATTGGCGAAGTCAGCGAACTCTGTGCAGTCAAACCCCATGTGTTGCGCTACTGGGAGCAGGAATTCCCGCAACTCAGTCCGGTAAAGCGCCGCGGCAACCGCCGGTATTATCAGCGCGATGACGTAGTACTGATTCGTCAGATCCGCAATCTGCTCTATGAAGATGGCTACACTATCGGCGGCGCTCGGCAAAAGCTGTCTGAACCCGCCGACGACAGCGTGCTGGCCAAGCAACACCAGGCCCTGATTCAAGACATGATCCGCGAGCTGGAAGCGGTCCTGAAGCTGCTGTCAGACGGCTGA
- the ihfA gene encoding integration host factor subunit alpha: MALTKAEMAERLYEELGLNKREAKEMVEVFFEEIRDCLVNNEQVKLSGFGNFDLRDKRQRPGRNPKTGEEIPISARRVVTFRPGQKLKVKVEAYAGTEPE; this comes from the coding sequence ATGGCCCTGACCAAAGCTGAGATGGCCGAACGGCTGTACGAAGAGTTGGGCTTGAACAAGCGCGAAGCCAAGGAAATGGTGGAAGTCTTCTTCGAGGAAATCCGCGATTGTCTGGTCAACAACGAACAGGTCAAGCTGTCCGGCTTTGGAAATTTCGATCTCAGGGACAAGCGGCAACGACCAGGTCGTAACCCGAAGACAGGGGAAGAAATCCCCATTTCGGCACGCAGGGTCGTCACTTTTCGCCCCGGCCAGAAGTTGAAGGTGAAAGTCGAGGCCTATGCTGGAACCGAGCCAGAATAA
- the pheT gene encoding phenylalanine--tRNA ligase subunit beta — protein sequence MKFSEQWLREWVNPAIDAQALMDQITMAGLEVDGAEPVAEAFDGVIVAEIVGCEPHPNADKLQVCQVNTGNETVTVVCGAPNARLGIKVALAQVGAVLPGDFKIKKAKLRQVESQGMLCSEKELGLSESHDGILELPGEASVGEDLRRFLGLDDLAIEVDLTPNRADCLSVAGLAREVSVLNDVAVTAPNIEPQPAVHNDTFAVKLSDPQGCPRYVGRVLNDVDVSAATPVWMVERLRRGGVRSIDPVVDVTNYVMLELGQPMHGFDLDRLVDGIDVRRAQAGEKLELLDGQTIELDPSVLVIADGKGPLAMAGVMGGEQSGVSTETRRVFLESAFFAPVEIAGRARQFGLHTDASHRFERGVDPALQETAVERATQLLMDICGAKPGPLVIEEAPEQIPQPARIELSADRVTTALGMQIDATEIERILTGLGFGLDSKVAGQWTVQAPSWRFDMAIEADLIEEIARIYGYNRFPVTVPKAALSPHGRAEQQTDVAKLVDRLASLGYQEAITYSFVEPSLQTKMFPKEGGIELANPISADMAVMRVSLWPGLIKALSHNLNRQQERVRLFETGLRFRATENGTEQLNMLAGIATGGRWPKGWYSDNAAVDFFDIKGDLEQVLGLVKGVNFEFVPGQNSALHPGQCARIERDGKLVGYIGAVHPTLARELGLKQPTFMFELRLDRVLPAELPAFESLSRYPASTRDLAVVIDEETPVAELMNSVKEKAGDDLESLTLFDIYRGKGIDSQRKSVALGLTWQNPSRTLTDEEINSLMDSIITTLQTRYDAVLRN from the coding sequence ATGAAATTCAGCGAACAGTGGCTGCGCGAGTGGGTCAATCCGGCAATCGATGCTCAGGCCCTGATGGATCAGATCACCATGGCGGGCCTGGAAGTGGATGGGGCCGAGCCGGTTGCCGAAGCGTTTGACGGTGTGATCGTGGCCGAGATCGTCGGTTGCGAGCCGCACCCCAATGCTGACAAATTGCAGGTATGCCAAGTTAACACCGGAAATGAAACCGTTACGGTTGTTTGTGGTGCCCCGAATGCGCGTCTCGGCATCAAGGTCGCACTCGCTCAAGTTGGTGCGGTGTTGCCGGGCGATTTCAAAATCAAGAAAGCCAAACTTCGCCAGGTTGAAAGCCAGGGCATGTTGTGTAGTGAAAAAGAATTGGGCTTGTCTGAAAGCCACGACGGCATTTTGGAATTGCCTGGCGAGGCCAGCGTCGGCGAAGACCTGCGTCGTTTCCTCGGGCTGGATGATCTGGCCATCGAAGTGGATTTAACCCCTAACCGTGCCGACTGCTTGAGCGTCGCCGGCTTGGCACGCGAAGTCAGCGTGTTGAATGACGTAGCCGTAACGGCTCCAAACATTGAACCGCAACCCGCGGTTCACAACGACACCTTTGCCGTCAAACTCAGCGACCCCCAAGGTTGCCCGCGCTACGTCGGTCGTGTGCTGAACGATGTCGATGTCTCAGCGGCGACGCCGGTCTGGATGGTCGAACGGTTGCGTCGTGGCGGCGTCCGCTCCATCGATCCAGTGGTGGATGTCACCAATTATGTGATGTTGGAACTTGGCCAGCCGATGCACGGCTTTGATCTGGATCGTTTGGTCGATGGCATTGATGTGCGTCGTGCCCAGGCGGGTGAAAAACTCGAGTTGCTCGACGGCCAGACCATTGAACTGGACCCGTCCGTTCTGGTGATCGCCGATGGTAAAGGCCCGCTGGCGATGGCTGGCGTCATGGGAGGAGAACAAAGCGGTGTCTCCACTGAAACCCGTCGAGTGTTCCTCGAAAGTGCTTTCTTCGCCCCGGTGGAAATTGCCGGCCGGGCGCGTCAATTTGGTCTGCATACAGACGCAAGTCACCGCTTTGAGCGTGGCGTTGATCCGGCCTTGCAGGAAACCGCTGTTGAACGTGCAACCCAGTTGTTGATGGACATTTGCGGTGCCAAACCTGGCCCTCTGGTTATTGAAGAAGCGCCGGAGCAAATTCCGCAACCTGCGCGTATCGAGCTATCCGCTGATCGAGTCACCACTGCCTTGGGTATGCAAATCGATGCCACTGAGATCGAACGCATCCTCACCGGTTTGGGTTTTGGCCTCGACAGTAAAGTGGCGGGCCAATGGACGGTACAAGCGCCGTCCTGGCGTTTTGATATGGCAATCGAAGCCGATCTGATTGAAGAAATTGCTCGCATATACGGCTACAACCGCTTCCCGGTGACGGTGCCAAAAGCTGCTCTGTCACCTCATGGCCGCGCTGAGCAACAAACCGATGTCGCCAAACTGGTCGATCGTCTGGCGAGCCTGGGTTATCAGGAAGCTATTACCTACAGCTTTGTTGAGCCGTCGTTGCAAACCAAGATGTTCCCTAAAGAGGGTGGCATCGAATTGGCTAACCCGATTTCTGCCGACATGGCGGTGATGCGCGTGTCACTGTGGCCGGGGCTGATCAAGGCGTTGAGTCACAACCTGAATCGTCAGCAAGAGCGCGTGCGTCTGTTTGAAACCGGCTTGCGTTTTCGCGCGACCGAAAACGGCACTGAGCAATTGAACATGCTGGCCGGGATTGCGACCGGCGGCCGTTGGCCCAAAGGCTGGTATTCGGATAATGCCGCCGTTGACTTCTTCGACATCAAGGGCGACTTGGAGCAGGTGCTGGGATTGGTTAAAGGCGTCAATTTTGAGTTCGTGCCGGGCCAGAATTCCGCGCTGCATCCGGGCCAATGCGCACGCATTGAACGCGACGGTAAACTGGTCGGTTACATTGGCGCGGTACATCCCACGTTGGCGCGCGAACTGGGCTTGAAACAACCCACTTTTATGTTCGAACTGCGTTTAGACCGCGTGCTGCCCGCAGAATTGCCTGCGTTTGAATCGCTGTCCCGTTACCCGGCGTCTACGCGTGATCTGGCGGTTGTGATCGATGAGGAAACGCCGGTTGCTGAGCTGATGAACAGTGTTAAAGAGAAGGCTGGAGACGATCTCGAAAGCCTGACACTTTTCGACATCTATCGCGGCAAAGGCATTGATTCGCAACGGAAAAGTGTGGCACTGGGCTTGACCTGGCAAAATCCTTCCCGCACTCTAACTGACGAAGAAATAAACAGTTTGATGGATTCCATCATCACGACCTTACAGACAAGGTACGACGCTGTATTGAGGAACTGA
- the pheS gene encoding phenylalanine--tRNA ligase subunit alpha — protein MDTLTQLHGRALEAVQQATNPQELDELRVRFLGKKGEITAQLKSLGELSPEDRPAAGAKINEVKTAVADAISARKAHLDEQALSARLAEEKIDVTQPGRRQSMGGLHPVTQTLRRMESFFVNIGYDVAVGPEIEDDYHNFEALNIPGHHPARAMHDTFYFDANTLLRTHTSPVQVRTMENGEPPFRIICPGRVYRCDSDLTHTPMFHQMEGLLVDTDVSFADLKGTVEEFLRVFFEKELAVRFRPSYFPFTEPSAEVDIECVICGGDGCRVCSRTGWIEIMGCGMVHPKVLEASGVDSTRYSGFAFGMGVERLAMLRYGVNDLRLFFENDLKFLRQFN, from the coding sequence ATGGATACCCTGACTCAACTGCACGGTCGTGCGCTTGAAGCCGTCCAACAAGCCACCAATCCACAGGAGCTTGATGAGCTGCGTGTGCGCTTTCTGGGCAAGAAAGGGGAAATTACCGCTCAGCTGAAATCCTTGGGTGAATTGTCGCCTGAAGATCGTCCGGCAGCCGGTGCGAAAATCAACGAAGTAAAAACCGCGGTAGCCGATGCCATTTCGGCCCGTAAGGCGCATCTCGATGAGCAAGCGTTAAGTGCGCGTTTGGCTGAGGAGAAGATTGACGTTACTCAGCCGGGTCGACGCCAGTCTATGGGCGGGTTACACCCGGTGACACAAACGCTGCGTCGCATGGAGTCCTTCTTCGTCAATATCGGTTACGACGTCGCTGTCGGACCGGAAATCGAAGACGATTATCACAACTTCGAAGCGCTGAATATTCCGGGTCATCACCCAGCTCGTGCCATGCACGACACTTTCTATTTCGACGCCAACACCCTGCTGCGGACCCACACCTCGCCGGTTCAGGTGCGCACCATGGAAAATGGCGAGCCGCCGTTCCGCATCATTTGCCCAGGTCGCGTCTATCGCTGCGATTCGGATTTGACCCACACGCCGATGTTCCACCAAATGGAAGGTCTGCTGGTGGATACTGATGTCAGCTTTGCCGATCTCAAAGGCACCGTCGAAGAATTTCTGCGTGTCTTCTTTGAAAAGGAACTGGCGGTGCGTTTCCGCCCGTCTTATTTCCCGTTTACTGAACCGTCGGCCGAAGTTGACATCGAATGTGTGATTTGTGGCGGTGACGGTTGCCGCGTTTGCAGTCGAACCGGTTGGATCGAGATCATGGGCTGCGGCATGGTGCATCCGAAAGTCCTTGAGGCCTCGGGTGTGGATTCAACCCGTTACAGCGGCTTTGCATTCGGTATGGGCGTGGAACGTTTGGCCATGTTGCGCTATGGCGTCAACGACCTGCGCCTGTTCTTCGAAAACGACCTCAAATTCCTGCGCCAGTTCAACTAG
- the pyrI gene encoding aspartate carbamoyltransferase regulatory subunit — protein sequence MSEHRREKMLVEAIQNGTVIDHIPAGKGLTILGRLQLRNAEVRLTVGLNLPSHGGGMKDLIKIDDWRFTEQDAAELALFAPKATVNIIEEYRVVRKFPIGLPETFIGVFVCPNANCITHVEPVESRFSVIQEATLQLRCHYCERAFADTLFTENKS from the coding sequence ATGAGTGAGCATCGACGTGAAAAGATGCTGGTCGAAGCCATTCAAAATGGCACGGTGATCGATCACATCCCAGCCGGCAAAGGGCTGACTATCCTGGGGCGGTTGCAGCTGAGAAATGCCGAAGTGCGTCTGACGGTGGGTCTGAATCTGCCCAGTCACGGCGGCGGCATGAAAGACCTGATCAAAATCGATGACTGGCGCTTCACCGAACAGGACGCTGCGGAACTGGCGCTTTTTGCTCCGAAGGCCACCGTCAACATCATTGAAGAATACCGGGTGGTGCGGAAGTTCCCCATTGGATTGCCGGAGACTTTCATTGGCGTCTTTGTGTGCCCAAACGCCAATTGCATTACGCATGTTGAGCCGGTTGAGAGCCGATTTTCAGTCATTCAGGAAGCGACGTTGCAGTTACGTTGCCATTATTGTGAACGGGCGTTTGCCGATACCTTGTTTACCGAAAACAAAAGTTGA
- the pyrB gene encoding aspartate carbamoyltransferase — translation MNNPLFDRDVVSIGDLSKADIEFIIERAAALKQSGPMPLLKDRLIASCFFEASTRTRLSFEAAVQRLGGTIIGFSDSGNTSTKKGETLTDSIHMIAGYADAIIMRHPREGSARLAAEVANIPVINGGDGANQHPSQTLLDLFSIAECQGRLDGLSIALVGDLKYGRTVHSLAQAMGHFKPRFYFVAPEALAMPAYIEDSLRAAGIAFEYADSLEAVVPLVDILYMTRVQKERFDPTEYMHLASQFVLRPEMLKSAKPSMRVMHPLPRVDEIHPAVDRTSHAYYFQQAENGVYARQALLSLVMNEGVLSPGGGLV, via the coding sequence ATGAACAACCCCTTGTTCGATCGTGATGTGGTCTCCATCGGCGATCTATCGAAGGCCGATATTGAATTCATCATCGAACGTGCAGCGGCGCTGAAACAATCCGGACCGATGCCACTGTTAAAAGATCGTCTGATCGCCAGCTGTTTTTTTGAAGCCTCCACGCGAACCCGCCTATCCTTCGAAGCCGCTGTTCAACGGTTGGGTGGCACCATTATTGGCTTTTCTGACAGCGGCAATACCTCCACCAAAAAAGGCGAAACGCTGACCGATAGCATTCACATGATTGCCGGTTATGCGGATGCCATCATCATGCGACATCCGCGTGAGGGCTCAGCCAGATTAGCAGCCGAAGTGGCCAATATTCCGGTGATCAATGGCGGCGACGGGGCTAATCAGCATCCGTCTCAAACTTTGCTGGATTTATTTTCCATTGCCGAATGTCAGGGCCGTTTGGATGGGTTGTCCATCGCTTTAGTGGGCGATTTGAAATACGGCCGGACAGTCCATTCCCTGGCCCAGGCTATGGGACATTTCAAACCGCGATTTTATTTTGTGGCACCCGAAGCGCTTGCCATGCCGGCCTATATTGAAGACAGCCTGCGCGCCGCCGGTATCGCGTTTGAATATGCGGACAGCCTGGAAGCGGTTGTGCCCTTGGTCGATATTTTGTACATGACGCGGGTGCAAAAAGAGCGCTTTGATCCGACTGAATATATGCACCTGGCGTCCCAGTTTGTGCTTCGACCGGAGATGCTTAAGTCCGCCAAGCCGAGCATGCGGGTGATGCATCCGTTGCCTCGGGTGGATGAAATTCATCCGGCAGTCGATCGCACCAGTCATGCCTACTACTTTCAGCAAGCCGAAAATGGGGTTTATGCCCGCCAGGCATTGCTGTCGCTGGTGATGAATGAAGGTGTCTTGTCGCCCGGTGGAGGCTTGGTATGA
- a CDS encoding ComEA family DNA-binding protein, producing the protein MIKPILFSLGLSLLTLNATVSAEDNAATSAEDSVVLYVDINNDNAEKMADLLDGVGLAKAQAIVEYREQYGPFIGPEDLLNVRGIGPATLEKNRSRIQVGMTD; encoded by the coding sequence ATGATCAAACCCATCCTTTTTTCTTTGGGATTGAGCCTGCTGACGCTAAACGCGACCGTTTCTGCGGAAGACAATGCAGCCACTTCAGCAGAAGACAGCGTGGTCTTGTACGTCGACATCAACAATGACAACGCAGAAAAAATGGCCGATCTGCTCGACGGTGTTGGCTTGGCTAAAGCGCAAGCCATTGTTGAGTATCGAGAGCAGTATGGCCCCTTCATTGGGCCTGAGGATTTACTCAACGTCCGAGGGATTGGACCAGCCACTTTGGAGAAAAACCGCAGTCGCATTCAGGTTGGTATGACTGATTAA